In Planctomycetaceae bacterium, the genomic window CGTCACGTCACCGAGCAGCTTCTCGCGGCCGAGAAATGCAATCAGGGTGCGCTCCGTCTGCCGCAGATTCGAGATCGTGTTGAACTTCGCGTCGGTGCGGCCCGCGATGTACGAGGCCACCCACGCGGCCACCGTCACGCGATCCGAAGGCCGAGCATCGACCAGGCCGAAATCCTCCAGCCGCCGCCGCACGTCGTCAGAGATCGACGACAACCATTCAGCCGTCGCAGGCGCCAGCGGCGAACCGTAGGCACGAGACGCCCGCAGGTCCTTCACAAAACGCTCGATGCCTTCAGCCTGTTTAAACGCCATCTTCCCAAGACGCCAAGTCCGCCGCCTGCCGTCCAGTCCCAAGAACTGCACCCGCACGCCGCCGCCACGCTCTTTGTTTGCCATGACTATCCGCCTCGGTTCTGTTCGACAAAATCCTTCACCGCCTCGGGCGCGTACCGCACGATCCGCACCCCAGGAATACGCACGCACTGCAGCAGGCCCTTCTTCGTCAGCGTCCAGATCGTCCGCTCCGACAACCCCAACGCCACCGCAACTTGCCTTGCGGTCCACAGCATCGACTCAAAACGCGGTTCACTGATCTTGCCCATCACCCGCCCCGCCTTCCCAGTCATCGCGGACGGCTCGCCCGCTGCTGAAGTCCAACCCGAAGAACACACTCGGCGGCGATCCGCCGACACGACCGTCACGCCCGAACCAGATCACGCCCGGCATCGGCTTGCTCACGAACTCCTCGCCGCCATCATCGGGCACGGGCACCCCGACGTGGGCATGGTCCGCAGCCCAGCGGCACACGCCCTGCATCACCTGGTTGACGCTCACGCCAGCCGACGCCGACAGCCGCTTGAGGCTCTTGACCACATCCGACTCCAACCGAACTTCCAACCGTACCATGCTCTTTGCCATCAAAGTGCCTTTCCAGTACCTTTGCCGGTACTTATGCCGGTATTATTGCCGATGTCCAGCGGCCCGGCAAGCACAATCCGGAAAATCTTCCGCCGCTTCCGCTGTGTGCGAGTCCTTGC contains:
- a CDS encoding helix-turn-helix domain-containing protein — protein: MGKISEPRFESMLWTARQVAVALGLSERTIWTLTKKGLLQCVRIPGVRIVRYAPEAVKDFVEQNRGG